GTCGGGTCACGTGATCGGCGCCAGCGACTCACAGCCCGGTGGAGCCTGATCGAGCCACTCGGCTGCTTCGCATTCACGCTTGTTTGACTCCTTCCCAGCTTTTTCTTCCGTCGTTACAAACGTGTCAAGGcggaaaaaaaacctcaatgTGTTGACGTTCGCACGGTGAGCAAGaaagagggtggaggggtgCTTCGTCAAAGATAAAGATTCCGCCTTTTTCCAGCGATTCCCCGTGACTGGTAGGTAACCAGGATAAGGCATGTGGCCACCTTCCTAAATGTGTCCTTTTGTAGAGATTAAATACACATCGGTGCCATTTGGATTCGTCAGGATTTGCGCAACGTAGCGTGCTCAAGTTTGAGGAAAAGGTCGTTTGAAAAGTGCTCACCGTGTTCATTATACGGTGAGAAAATGGGCCATTCCTGTCGTACATTGACCCGCCTCTGCTAAAGTGAGGTAATAAATTAGAACACACAAGGTGTCGTCTGTGTCATGAGTGTGTCCGTGTGTATCTGAAATCAGATAAGTGTTGTCATGGGGTTAAAATGTAACTAACGCAGGCCGTAAACGCCCGGATGGTTATTTTGTTGGTTTTCCGCCCATGGGATGAGATATTAAACTGCATTATGGTGTTTTGGTCCGACATGAGGACCAATTTGACCAGAGCTGCTCTGAAAGTGGATCTGTGCGATGGAGGCAAGGCAAACATTGGATAATAGCAAGAAATGTCAACACACGTTGCCATTATGTAACCACGTTCCTCCCAGGAACACCCATGCAGCTTTTAGGTCACTTGTTAGGTTTTAAAGTAAATGACACAGGTCGAGTCTGAAGGATGTGGCCTGGTTGTTGGGAGGAGATTAAACATCTTTGGGCCTGGAGGGTCCCACATCCTGCTGCACATGTCCACACTAATGCTGTTGGGATGGTTGGATGTGTCGCACCACAATAATCTGTCGTATGCTTTCAGGTATTTGCTGCGCTCATTTTGGATTACCAGCAACTGCGTCCCCATCAAGATGGGGAATGGATTGTCTGAGACGCCCCCGAGTTTCCTCTTAAGCATCCCTTTCTTCCAATCATTCCATATTGTCATCCTGGGCCTTGATTCAGCAGGCAAGACCACTGTTCTGTACCGACTCCAGTTCAATGAGTTTGTGAACACGGTTCCCACTAAAGGCTTCAATGCAGAAAAGGTCAGGCTGTCTTTGGGGAACCACAGAAACGGCACCTTTCACTTCTGGGATGTAGGAGGCCAGGAGAAACTTCGCCCGCTGTGGAAATCTTACACCCGCTGCTCTGACGGCATCATATACGTGGTGGACTCTGTGGATGCGGAGCGTATGGAGGAGGCCAAGACGGAGCTGCACAAAATCATTAAGACCACTGAAAACCAGGGGGTGCCCCTGCTGGTGCTGGCCAACAAACAGGACTTGAGACACTCACTGGGACTTGCTGAAATGGAGAGACTTCTGGCCCTAAAAGAACTGGGACCTGCGACTCCGTGGCACCTGCAGCCAGCCTGCGCCATCATCGGAGATGGACTCCGGGAGGGCCTGGAGAGGCTTCACGACATGATCCTGAAAAGGAGAAAGGTCCAGAGGAAAAATAGATAAGATCGCATTTGTGAAGAAATCAGAGGGTCTTCGACCTGCTACACATGTACAATGTTTAACACGCACAGGTTCTATCAGTATAGATTTAAGGTTTTCTAGTCTTTGGTGATGCTGTTGATCAGAAGGAGCTACTTAGAGGAGTATAGCATGAAGATGAGAGAGTTTCAGGTATGTTAATATGCTTTAAaggagatggagaagctgctgatggtTTGGGGTCTGGACCAGTAAGTTAAGGATGCTGTATGTTGTAAGGCTAAAGACTTTTCCAAATATTACCAAAGTAGTATTTCAAGAAACCCTTAGTTGGCAAAAGGAAAGGTGACGTCAGAGTAGCAATATACGGGAATTAAAGTTGATTTCTgataggcttttttttttttaactttttcacACTGGATCCTTTTAAATCATAATGCTGCATGACATTATTATTGATTTGTTTGTAGGCTTATTTTGGTCcctctttaaataaaaaaaagcactttaGAGACTCAATTCAGTCGATggctccatttttattttaaaaaaaaaaaaaacttattcACATTTACACTGGGGAACCTTTACAGACATGTggatgaaatgaatgaatgaatgaataactAAGATCCACTTTGCGAGCTGAAACCACAGGCTGCTGTGGTGTGTTGCTGCCGCCTCCGTCTGGAATCTGACCCAGCAGCTGGTCTGCAAAAATAACTGCGCCAGCCAGTTTGCTCCACTTGCTGCCTGAATCACTCATCTGGGTCGTATAAATATGTGTTCCAGTTTAATGAATCTGTGCTGTTGCCGTGTCAACCAGGCTCCGCTATATTTGATCTATTAATACAGGAAGAGGGCCCATCCACACACAACCCTTAATTTATAGAAAAACCTCTCCACACCtctccagctccatctgcaCCTTTCAAAAAGTTCCTCTGAGGCAGGAACATCCCATAATacgcgtgtgtgtttacttcagtgtgcCCTGCACTTGGTTAATTGATAGAAGTGTGTTAAAGATGAAGATATATTATTAGGTAATCCCAGAACACGAGAAACCTCTCATTTGGTGCGAGTGGGGCCACTTTGAGGCAGATTTAATCTGTTTTCTGAGCAACACCAAGTTCTGATCTGATTAGCAGGTTGTGGGGAAGCCACGTGGGTGACATGAAACAGCCATGTTATTCTCACTTTCTGCCTGTCTCAGCTTCGCCGTCCCGCTTATCAGTTTTCCTCTACGTGCTTCATTCCGAGCATCTGTTGCGGGGTGTTTAACAGCACCCACGCAGCTGCTGACGTATCCTAACGGACCAAAGAGTAACTTTCTCACACTAATAAAGTCCTTATTTAAGGCTCGATTTTAGTGAGTAAATCTCTCTTATCCCCTTTTGTCCAGTTAATCTGGGATGGCTTTCCTGCCATTGAAGCCCTCCAGCCAGCGTGGAATAAAAGCAGCCTGCTTGTTCGGAGCAGGCCATCCATACAGAGAATTCCATCCATTACTGCTTTCATATTGTGAGCTGtttcagctgctcctgctgagaggagcctCAGGCACGAGCAGCTTTTGTGGTTATTTTCAGGTCGAGCAGGGTGGCAGCAGCACCGAAACGCTGCACAACATGTTCTGTGTTCCCTCCCGGACCATCAGACGCACTCTGGTTTAGTTGGTTTTTAGTATTGTTTGTGGATCAGATCAGCCGGTTTGAAGACATTCACGCTTCCTCCTCATTTGTGACAGCCCTGTATacacagaagaaaaaagctCATTAAGCAAACAGTTCATTAGGAAGGGATTTCTAGAGGAGCATGCATGAATTTTGGAAATGTCCTCAGTAGTATAGTGTGACCTAACAAACCCTTGATGTTCCTCGCTCCACAACTGCCTCACTAAGCTGTGACAGATACAGATTTACAATATTTATACGTCCGAATTATTAATATCATTTCAATATTTCCGCTATGTATTTATCACTGGGATAAtcctgtttcatttatttaacaggCCTTGAACTTCGAGCGCAGTAGGTGGCAGAAACTGTTCCTGGTTCAATGTGTGATGTGACCTGAAAATGataaaaaggacaaagaaaagcaaGGAAACTATAGTTTAGCTTTACATTCCAACGTGTTGTGTTATTAtacttgtctgtctgtctgtctgtctgtctgtctgtctgtcccaaaCCAACTGaatccagatgtttgtgtttaagaCAGAGTTTAAACCATTTTACAGGTCCCTACAGTAAACAACACGATcaatttctcacacacacacacacacacactttgaatttgttaaaaaaaaattaaaaagatgaTTTCCATAATAATTACAAATGAAAATGTTGCATATTTGATGTAACTGAGGTTGAGAAGTGTTGATCGTCATGGTTACACACGCGGAGGCTCCAAATATGTTTTGGCTAAATTCATTTACTTTTCTGCTGACTCCCTTGGAGTTTTTAGACCTGTGCAGATTCCATATCAGCAGGGACCTCCGTCCCTCGCCATTATCTTCATAAATAATTTACTGCTGCGCAAAACGACCCaattatagtgtgtgtgtgtgtgtgtgtgtgtgtgtgtgtgtgtgtgtgtgtgtgtgtgtgagagagagagagtgtgttttaCCAGACTGCTGCTTCAGGACTCACAttagaattattttatttttttttttttttaaaacgctTGAGACCTGAATCCTCGAGGGAGCAGAGAAGTCAACAGTGTCTCCTACAGTTTGAGAGAATTTTAAATCTTCCAATTAGTCTATGAATATAATCAAGTCCCTGTTTATTATATATAAGCCTCCGCAGGGAATTCTCCTCGtttgagaaaataaataaaagcaaacacgAATCTTCATTTTATCCTCAGAAATTCCATCAGATTTCATTAAATCAGAACTAAAAtctttctgtttgcttttttatttcttttttatcattgttttttttttcaatttctattaatttttcaaacaaatgtttcattttaatattgaaTGATGTCTGAATGACATTTATTCCCCAGGTGAATATCCAGAAATCACCTTTGGGAGGTGAGTGTCGCTCATTTTGGTGACTAACAAAGGACCGCCACGCTGCTCAAAAGGAATTTCATTTGGAATTCTTTGCCAAATGTGAGGATTTATGACACTTATTAATTAGTccagttatatatatatattacatttatatatatttcccCACTTCTCTTTTCTGCTGTGAGTTTTCCTCACATTTCAGGACATCAACAGCTTCTTGGCTTGTGCTGAGGAGGAAGGTGGAAGTCGAGTCGGGGTCACGGTCAGGGTTACGGTCAGGGGAGGAagggtgtgcgtgcgtgcgtgcgtgcgtgtttgtgtgtgtttgtgttaccgGGTCCCTTCTGTCACAGTTCCACGTCAAATCCTCCAGAGGGGGATATTGTAGCTGTGATGAACACAGATAGCTGCTTGCTCCTCCACTGAGATCTGAGCTCCGTTCAGATCTTTGGCTGTCGCAGTTTTCAGAGGTTTAAACGTGTTTTTGATGAGATTATGCAGACTTG
The DNA window shown above is from Takifugu flavidus isolate HTHZ2018 chromosome 10, ASM371156v2, whole genome shotgun sequence and carries:
- the arl4aa gene encoding ADP-ribosylation factor-like 4aa, translated to MGNGLSETPPSFLLSIPFFQSFHIVILGLDSAGKTTVLYRLQFNEFVNTVPTKGFNAEKVRLSLGNHRNGTFHFWDVGGQEKLRPLWKSYTRCSDGIIYVVDSVDAERMEEAKTELHKIIKTTENQGVPLLVLANKQDLRHSLGLAEMERLLALKELGPATPWHLQPACAIIGDGLREGLERLHDMILKRRKVQRKNR